A window of Flammeovirga kamogawensis genomic DNA:
CATGCAATAGAAAGTTATCTTTTAGATATACCTGGTAGAAAACTTTTACATGGTGAAGCTATTGCTATTGGAATGATTGCAGAAGCGTATTTATCAACAAAATTTACAGGATTAAACGAAAGTGAACTAAAAGAAATTCAAGAGTATATTCTTTCTGTCTATGGGAAAGTAGAAATTAAAGAAACTGATCTAGAACATCTATATGCTTATCTTTTACAGGATAAGAAAAATACTGGCAAGAAATTAAGTTTCTCACTATTGTCGAGTATTGGAACTTGTACTTATGACCAGTTTATTGAATGGGCAGATATTGAAGAAGCATATAGGTATTATATGAGTCTCTAAATTATAGATTTTGAAAGGTGGAAGAAATTTCACCTTTTTTATTGAACAATGAAAAGAAATGAAAAATAACCAACTATTAACCTGTCTTTTATTATTAATTACCTTAAGTGTTTTTGCTCAGAATAAAGAAGTGAAATATGCTTTAAAAGAAGGTGTACATTATTATGATGAAGCAACAAGGCAAACAGATGTATACCTAAATGAACGATGTGTTGTAGATGTTTACTATCCTAAAAACAAAAAAGGTTTTCCTACAATTGTTTGGTTTCATGGAGGGGGACTTGTTAACGGTAATAAGGAAATTCCTGAAGCTTTAAAAAATAAAGGCGTAGCAGTAATTGGTGTAAATTATAGGTTATACCCAAAAGTAAAAGCACCTGTTTACATAGAAGATGCAGCTGCTGCTGTAGCTTGGGCTTTTAAAGATATTGAAAAATACGGAGGTAGTTCTGAAAAGATTTTCATTTCGGGACATTCTGCAGGAGGTTACCTTGCTAGTATGGTTGGGTTAGATAAAAAATATTTAGCTAAATACAATATTGACGCAAATGATATTGCTGGTTTAATTCCTTTTAGTGGACATTGCATTACTCACTTCACTGTAAGAGAAGAGAGAGGGATTGATGGTAAACAGCCCATAATTGATGATTTAGCACCTTTGTATCATGTGAGAAAAGACGCTCCTCCATTATTATTGATTACAGGAGATAGAGAACTTGAATTATTAGGTAGATATGAAGAAAATGCCTACATGTACAGAATGATGAAAGTAGCAGGACACACTGATACAAGAATTATGGAATTAGATGGGTATGATCATGGTATGGTTTACCCTGCACTGCCTTTGTTAATAAAAGAAGTTAATAGGGTAGTAGAACAAAATAAATAAACTTAAGCATCTTAAAAAAAGGAACTAAGCTGTTTATTTTATATAAATAGATGGATTGTGAATCTTATCAATAAATCTATCTACAAGATTTCTTGAATTGAAATGTTTTAATAACCAACCCCTGTTTTTAGCCATCATTTCTAATAAATCTCGATTAGCAATATCATCTTTAGATTGAATGATAATCTTTGTTGATTTATCAATATTCAATTCTTTTAAACAAGTGAAAATATAAAACCTATCTTGTAGAATAAATGGTTTATCAAGTTGTTCTCCATTTATGAAAAGAACAGGAATTGTCATTTTTTTTAGTTCAGAAGATACTTCATCGAGAGCAACTAATAACTTTTGAGAAGAAGGTGAACCAGATAAATTTAAATTGATACTTTTTTCGGTAATTGAAATGGAGTAGTCCATAATTGTATAGTAGAATAGAAGTGATTAAACAGATGAAAATGCTTAGTAGTACAAAAGTAGATAATAAATTCAATTTTGGTGACTTTCGTCAACTTTTTTCTGTTAATAGCTAGTTTTCTTCTTTAAACGCTAAAAAAGGAAATAACCGTCAAGTTATTTCCTTTTTTATTGATTTACATTTGAACATTTAATCGAACTTCAAATGGTTTAGGTATATTTTCGGGATCTTCTTCAACACAAGCCCTAATATCAATTTCAATACCTCTAGCAATAGTTGAAATTGGGACATCATTTCCAGAACCTTCAAAAGGATTTTCTCCTACAGTTCCAATTCTTTCCATGGTATGAAAAACCCATGATACCAAAGTTGAAAATGGGATTGAAAACCACACAAAATATTTACCAATTATAGGGAAACTTTCCGAGACAGTATGTCCAATTTTAGCAAACTCAGGAATGATTCCAAGAGGTAGTAAAAGTAAAAATATCCAAACAAAGTAAACATTTAAACTAGCATATTGCCTTGGGTAAGGGAAGTTTTTAATCCTCTCACTTTTGCCCTGTAAAGCAATTAAATCTTTTAGATGTCCTTCAAGAGCTAAAAAAGAAAATTCCCAAATCAACCCTTTTTCTTTTAATTTTCTCAAATGTTGAGATTGTAATTTTTGAATAACAGTGCATTTATTGGCTGCTTTCATTACAATAGCTAATTCACTCTCAGATAAGTATTCACTTATTGCTTCTTGTTCATCAATTTCAAACTCTGGAATATTAATTCTACTGGCCCATTCTCTATTTGTTCGATGTTCCATAAAAGTTTCCCATTGTTTTTTAGTACGCATTGCATATCGTAAAGCCGTAAGCCATGCAAGATGTCTATAAATTATAGTTAAGCGCTCTTTCTTGAGTTCATCTTCAGAAAGCTTGTTGCTATCATTAGCGTATTCATTTGTAACAGTATCGCTTACAAGAATAGAAAATGAGCGAGATGAATTAACTATACCTCCCCAAATTTTTCGTCCTTCCCATAATCTATCATAAACTGCATTGTTTCTAAAACCAACAACAAACGCAACGGCAGTACCAACAAGAGCAATTGGAGTCCATGGAAGAACTAACCATTTTTGGGCAAAAATTACGTAGGCTACAGTAGGGATACTTGCAATAAGAATAAATAGTAAAGTTTCATGCCTAGTCCAAAAGGTCATGTCTTTAATAGAATAATACTTCTTTATTAGCATATAAATTGAGTTAGAGATTTAATATGGAATATTCTATCTAAATTATCAATTTATCTGTTTAAATCAATTCTTTTATTCAATTCATCTTGAATAGAAAGCCTCATTTCTAATTGTGTTTTATTTTCATTAGTAGGAAACCAAGTAGCAGTTTTAGAAGATCCATCCTTTAAAGTAAATTCAATACTTGAAGCACTAATACTATGAGTAAAACATTGAAACCTTACGATGTTATCATATCTGACATTTGTAGTTTTCCATTTAAAATTAAATGTGAAGTGTTCTTTTTCAAAGCAGATAAACTTGAAAGACCAAGCTTTTTTTGGTTTAAATAGGAATGTAGGCATCTTGTTTTGAGAATTCAATCAAGCACTTTTGAAGTGTTGGCATAAGCATTATTTGATCCTGTTTTGTAATTCTCTTAAAAAAGCATCAACCACAACTTGTTGTTCTTGAATTAAAAAACTTTGAAACCATTTTATTTTAGTGGTTTTGTCATTATGTAATTCAAGATTTAAGTATGTAATGTTGTATTTGTTGGGTTTAATAGTAAAGCTTTTTATAGACGAAAGGGTTACTTTATGTATTTTGTATAGACCTAATTTTATATAAATATAATCTTCGTCTATACTCAGAAAAGTATTAAAACGAGAATACTTTTTGGGTTGGTATTTACTAAGAAGATATGTTCCGGGTATAATACTTAGTTCTACTATTTGAGTTGAAGTTTCAAGAGCATCCCATAAATTAAAATAATCTAGTCCATAGGTGTACAATAAATAACTAACACTTATCATTTCTATTCCTAATAATAAAAGCGAACCTTTTTCAACGATATTTCTTAGTTTTTTTAATTTGTCATCAATGTTTTTATGTGAAATATCTATTCCATTTCTATCCACTGGGATTTAGATGCATTTATTGGAAGTATAAAAAGTAAGTTCAGATTTATCATTAGCAATTAGTGAAGAGGTTTTTGGCATTTTATAGTTTAAGTTGGTTGATCAAAGATAGTTAATTTTGATCTTATTGAGTTATTAAATTTTGTATGAACCCCTATTGCATAGTTCCATAATTAGGTGTTGGATCATAGTCATTAGGAGGGATAATCAGTAAATCGTAATTATCTATTTCTTCTTTGATATCTCGATATTGTTTTATTCCGATTAAGGAAATTTTTCCATTTTGAATATCTTTAGAAATTGAATTTAGGTCAATAATTGTCCATTGATCTTTTTGACCAAACTGAGTAAATAAATGAAGGTATTTCATATACTCGGTATTATTGTCAGAGTAAGCTGGTTTAAAATGAATATTGATACTTTTTGTGCCATTTAATGTTGCAAGTTCTTCAGTTAAGGCTCCTATGTCATAATTACCCAAAGAAATTGCTTTTTTACCAGCATGTAATCCCCCAATTTTGATAAAATATTTTGAATTTGGTTTCTGGACTTCATTTGTAGAGTATTGTTTTAAAAAGTACTCTCTAATAAGCATTACACGATCTTTATGAGATCTACGGTAATTAGTATAAATATCCCAACTTATGGTTAAATCATTTAAAATTTGAAATGCGACAGTATCCTTTTCGGTGAAAAAATTAGAAAACTTATGAAAGTTTTTATTTGATTTTATCTCTTCAAAAATTTTAATTTTTTTATTTTGATCTTTAATGTATAAAGCTATAATATCTTGTTTTGCTTTATACCAGGTTTCTTGTATTTTTTCAAAGTCAGGTCTATAATTAACTTGAGAAACAATTTCATCTCCTAAAAATAAAACAGCAGTATAAAACTCCTGATCACACCCCCATATTTCGAAGTTATTTTTTGCTAAATCTTCTAAAAATAAAGCATCCCCCTTATTATCTAAAAAAGGAATAACAGTGTTATCTATTTTTTTGAAATAATTTTCTGTGTAGAAGTTGTATAAATCTTTAGTGATATTTTCACTGTCTTTAGTGATATCTCTAATTTTTTTTGCTGAATTAGGCCCAATTTCAAAAACAGCGACATCAAATTTATTTTCTTTTAGAACAGGAATAAGTGTTTTTGTGAATTTTGAAATTTGAGAAGAACCATGATATTCACCTAAAATTAAAAATTGAGCTAACGAAATTTTATATTCAAGTAATTTAGCTCCTTCACCATAAAATTTGTTTTTCTGAATATTGAAATGAAAAGTATGTTTTGATATATACTCTTTATTTAGGGTAGTATATCTATTTCCATCTTCTTGAGAGAAAGCATTCTTTGTTGAAAAAAGAGCCAACATAATGAATAATAAAATGGTTAGTTGCATTGGTTTATTAGTTTTTTGAATTAGATTTTGAAGGGATATCCACAAAGATCGAACCAATGACAAACAGTCGTGACAACGAAGAACTTATAAATTTACTTCAAAATAATGCCCAATATCACCCTTAAAGTATTTCTCATTTACAAAACAATTACGATATTTGCGTGATCTATACCCTAGGGTATAATCTAAACAGAAAATAATTAGACAATTTCATTCAATAATCAATGGGATTTAAGGAATACAAAGGACTCGATCTAGTAGCTGCGAATAAAGAAATTCGTAAGTATTGGGAAGAGAACAATATCTTCGATAAATCGGTCTCAACGAG
This region includes:
- a CDS encoding alpha/beta hydrolase, encoding MKNNQLLTCLLLLITLSVFAQNKEVKYALKEGVHYYDEATRQTDVYLNERCVVDVYYPKNKKGFPTIVWFHGGGLVNGNKEIPEALKNKGVAVIGVNYRLYPKVKAPVYIEDAAAAVAWAFKDIEKYGGSSEKIFISGHSAGGYLASMVGLDKKYLAKYNIDANDIAGLIPFSGHCITHFTVREERGIDGKQPIIDDLAPLYHVRKDAPPLLLITGDRELELLGRYEENAYMYRMMKVAGHTDTRIMELDGYDHGMVYPALPLLIKEVNRVVEQNK
- a CDS encoding bestrophin family protein, whose protein sequence is MLIKKYYSIKDMTFWTRHETLLFILIASIPTVAYVIFAQKWLVLPWTPIALVGTAVAFVVGFRNNAVYDRLWEGRKIWGGIVNSSRSFSILVSDTVTNEYANDSNKLSEDELKKERLTIIYRHLAWLTALRYAMRTKKQWETFMEHRTNREWASRINIPEFEIDEQEAISEYLSESELAIVMKAANKCTVIQKLQSQHLRKLKEKGLIWEFSFLALEGHLKDLIALQGKSERIKNFPYPRQYASLNVYFVWIFLLLLPLGIIPEFAKIGHTVSESFPIIGKYFVWFSIPFSTLVSWVFHTMERIGTVGENPFEGSGNDVPISTIARGIEIDIRACVEEDPENIPKPFEVRLNVQM